The following coding sequences lie in one Daphnia magna isolate NIES unplaced genomic scaffold, ASM2063170v1.1 Dm_contigs117, whole genome shotgun sequence genomic window:
- the LOC123466767 gene encoding uncharacterized protein LOC123466767 has protein sequence MDDAFPLMKNIMKPYPGRSLGTLLEGERTFNYRLSRARRTVENAFGNIVSKLRIFFKPIIASPSNVEKYIKAGVALHNMLIREDSRFYLDNQNLPDHFDANGKLIEGAWRSDATAKSIFHDFPLTKGSNYTTIAKKFRNQVKEYFMKEGAVTWQSAIVNETGMISEEEDHE, from the exons ATG GATGACGCATTTCCCTTGATGAAAAACATCATGAAACCTTATCCCGGCAGATCGTTAGGCACCTTGCTAGAAGGAGAAAGAACTTTCAACTACAG ATTGTCGCGTGCAAGACGAACGGTGGAAAACGCATTTGGAAACATCGTCAGCAAATTGCgcatttttttcaaaccaaTCATTGCTAGTCCGTCCAATGTTGAGAAGTACATAAAAGCCGGCGTGGCTTTGCACAATATGCTTATCCGAGAAGACAGTCGTTTCTATTTAGACAATCAAAATTTACCAGACCATTTTGATGCTAACGGAAAGTTAATTGAAGGAGCGTGGAGGAGTGATGCTACcgcaaaatcgatttttca TGATTTTCCTTTGACCAAAGGATCAAATTACACAACTATTGCAAAAAAATTCCGTAACCAGGTCAAAGAATACTTCATGAAAGAAGGAGCTGTAACTTGGCAAAGTGCAATAGTAAATGAAACTGGGATGATCTCTGAAGAGGAAGACCATGAGTAA
- the LOC123466778 gene encoding uncharacterized protein LOC123466778 produces MPVTSFDSESSGTSVSSSRSRHWKNRNEHVGTQQQRDGTPVADKTGNEVDGETEGEVVETDITLPDDSMIDLRKSKHRTRGDLEEEPPVPSLDDSLYQRLIQIKGSTASKSSIDRVETLLYNLQQKVLDSTRPLTFLLGEEVQQEEHHEAIRDTLDLIAESFHEITQQRQKNILQSKSLFGRTFVRSMVRSADNQAKLGNLSRGGHFSREGHSFRNGGNFRSKESYFKNQFGGSGNGRGDHNLHGHGGHSSGYGGRGGANSSPEFHGGHPEFHPANGFEAFIIATDDARKKALLIHYGGEKVFEIFETLDSAIWVKVQATANAAAIDETAYEAALRALNDNFIPRVNTDFEIFTFRQARQHIGETIDAYHTRLQQIARYCSFPDKDREVKAQLTIGCTSTDLRRKILEKPAMTLEMALNQSRALEAAANQADVMEKETEQVVLALQHKHSTRNRPRNSDYQHQHETDNRKNTQPSENRTCSFCGETSTSNCLRAQPAWKQDIQNQAQRVNANEVLDSESEEEVVYQLTAQGLKNSLYTARINNVHVSVIADSGSTITLLDQEAYSSLGSPPLITTTVMVFTYGATQPLPLLGKLNVMVSYHECSVNSTVFVCPGNNGNLLSGKLPAYLGILNMANTISERPTNSNIPEEQLKFPGLFKGIGKLKNFTVKLHIDTSITLVANAHRRIPLHLRKATELELQHVVEMDIIEPLEGPTPWVSPVVVVTKPHDNTKIRICVDMKQANKAIQRERHTTPTLDDILSDLNGAVMFSALDLSHGYRQLELDEMNSAAEVFQNAIRQTLIGLDGTLNISDDILVWGKDEKEHEQRLHSVLSRLNSLNVTLNAAKCRFRQDKVKFFGFIFSKSGIQADPNKIEAVTSLSRSESCEAVRSFLGMANYVRRFVPGFADITAPLRELTKKDAVYKWTTNCEQSVSKVKEMLAKKPILAYFDTNLPSKIIVDASPVGLAAILTQRKNDDTSHIIAFASKSLSPTEQRYSQLEREALAVLWGCQHFHTYVFGQQVTVLSDHKPLVSIFNNSMSHRKTRLERWSLKLVPYNVTVQHTPGATNLADYLSRHPVDKDQNAVATTSAEQHVNFIVVSSLPKSMTLSEVEEASKTDSEISQIVKAVKSANWGALKTYPYFKFKEQVSVVSDGRILPKNNKICIPQQLQRKAVQLAHQGTNP; encoded by the exons ATGCCAGTCACAAGCTTCGACAGCGAGAGTTCAGGAACGAGTGTTTCTTCATCTAGATCCCGTCATTGGAAAAACCGTAACGAACATGTGGGTACCCAGCAACAACGTGATGGGACACCAGTCGCAGATAAGACAGGAAATGAAGTGGATGGAGAAACTGAAGGAGAAGTAGTAGAGACGGATATCACTTTGCCAGACGATTCGATGATAGACCTAAGGAAGAGTAAGCATCGCACACGCGGAGATTTAGAGGAAGAGCCCCCAG TCCCTTCACTTGATGATTCGCTTTACCAACGCCTAATACAGATTAAAGGCTCAACCGCTTCAAAAAGTTCCATAGATAGAGTCGAGACCTTACTTTACAACTTGCAACAAAAAGTACTAGATTCCACTCGCCCACTCACCTTTTTACTCGGTGAAGAAGTGCAACAGGAAGAGCATCACGAGGCCATTAGGGACACATTGGATTTAATTGCAGAGTCCTTCCACGAGATTACCCAACAACGCCAGAAGAATATTTTGC AGAGTAAGTCTCTTTTCGGGCGCACTTTCGTCCGTTCTATGGTCCGGTCGGCGGACAACCAAGCCAAACTGGGAAATCTTAGCCGAGGAGGGCATTTCAGCCGTGAGGGGCACTCTTTCCGCAATGGCGGCAATTTTCGCTCAAAAGAGAGTTACTTTAAAAACCAATTTGGTGGCAGTGGAAATGGTCGAGGAGACCATAATCTTCATGGCCATGGAGGCCACAGTTCAGGATATGGTGGCCGAGGAGGAGCAAACAGCAGCCCGGAATTTCATGGCGGGCATCCGGAATTTCACCCGGCTAACGGATTTGAGGCGTTTATAATCGCAACGG ACGATGCACGTAAAAAGGCACTACTTATCCACTATGGTGGCGAAAAAGTATTCGAGATCTTTGAAACCTTGGACTCGGCAATCTGGGTAAAAGTTCAGGCCACAGCCAACGCCGCTGCCATTGATGAAACAGCCTATGAAGCGGCATTACGAGCTCTGAACGACAACTTTATTCCCAGAGTCAACACTGACTTCGAAATCTTCACGTTCCGTCAGGCAAGGCAACACATCGGTGAGACTATTGACGCATATCATACACGGTTGCAACAAATAGCCAGATACTGTAGCTTTCCAGACAAAGACAGAGAAGTCAAGGCACAGTTAACAATTGGTTGCACCTCTACTGACCTGCGAAGGAAAATACTGGAAAAACCAGCCATGACGCTGGAGATGGCGTTGAACCAATCCCGTGCTCTCGAAGCGGCCGCTAACCAGGCTGATGTCATGGAAAAGGAGACAGAGCAAGTTGTCCTTGCGCTACAGCACAAACATTCAACTCGCAACCGTCCCAGGAACTCAGATTACCAACATCAGCACGAGACCGACAATCGGAAAAATACACAACCCTCAGAAAATCGCACTTGCAGTTTCTGTGGGGAAACTTCCACATCCAATTGTCTTCGTGCCCAGCCTG CCTGGAAACAAGACATCCAGAACCAAGCTCAGCGCGTCAATGCCAATGAAGTGCTCGACTCAGAGTCAGAAGAAGAGGTAGTTTATCAATTAACGGCCCAAGGTCTAAAAAACTCGTTGTACACCGCCCGCATCAACAATGTCCACGTGTCGGTCATTGCGGACTCGGGTTCAACAATCACGCTTTTGGATCAAGAGGCATATAGTAGCCTGGGAAGTCCGCCACTAATCACAACAACTGTTATGGTTTTTACCTATGGAGCAACACAACCTTTGCCACTGCTAGGCAAACTTAATGTCATGGTCTCATATCACGAGTGCTCTGTCAACAGCACAGTCTTCGTTTGCCCGGGTAACAATGGGAACCTACTGAGCGGCAAGCTACCAGCATATCTCGGGATTCTGAACATGGCCAACACCATCAGTGAACGGCCGACAAATTCAAACATCCCGGAAGAACAACTCAAGTTTCCTGGGTTATTTAAAGGTataggaaaacttaaaaacttTACCGTCAAGCTGCACATCGATACTTCTATCACGCTCGTTGCAAATGCCCATCGACGAATCCCACTACACCTTCGCAAGGCAACTGAACTGGAACTCCAACATGTAGTAGAAATGGACATAATTGAACCTTTGGAAGGACCCACACCATGGGTGTCTCCTGTAGTCGTGGTCACAAAGCCGCACGATAATACCAAAATCAGAATATGTGTAGATATGAAGCAAGCCAACAAAGCAATCCAGCGGGAACGCCATACAACTCCCACGCTCGATGACATCCTTTCAGACCTAAATGGAGCAGTTATGTTTTCAGCTCTAGATCTCTCCCATGGCTACCGCCAGCTAGAACTAGACGAAA TGAACTCCGCTGCTGAAGTATTCCAGAATGCAATACGACAAACACTTATTGGATTGGACGGTACCCTAAACATCAGTGATGATATTTTGGTTTGGGGAAAAGATGAAAAGGAACATGAACAACGCCTTCACTCAGTTTTATCGAGACTTAACAGCCTCAACGTAACCTTGAATGCAGCAAAATGCCGTTTTCGTCAAGACAAAGTCAAGTTTTTTGGCTTCATCTTTTCCAAAAGTGGTATTCAAGCGGATCCTAACAAAATCGAAGCAGTGACGTCACTTAGCAGATCTGAATCATGTGAGGCGGTGCGAAGCTTCCTGGGGATGGCGAATTATGTTCGAAGATTTGTTCCGGGTTTTGCCGACATCACGGCTCCACTTCGAGAgctaacaaaaaaagatgcaGTATACAAGTGGACAACTAACTGTGAACAATCTGTGAGCAAAGTGAAAGAAATGCTAGCCAAGAAACCTATTCTCGCTTACTTTGATACCAACCTACCATCGAAAATCATCGTAGATGCCAGTCCAGTCGGTCTAGCAGCAATCCTTACTCAACGGAAAAATGATGACACAAGCCACATAATCGCTTTTGCAAGCAAGTCCTTGTCCCCAACGGAACAAAGATATTCCCAACTTGAAAGAGAGGCGCTTGCTGTGCTGTGGGGATGCCAACACTTCCACACATACGTTTTTGGACAACAAGTCACAGTGCTAAGTGACCACAAACCGTTGGTTAGCATCTTTAACAATAGTATGTCTCACCGCAAGACTCGCTTGGAAAGATGGAGTCTAAAACTAGTACCCTACAATGTGACAGTGCAACACACGCCAGGGGCCACAAACCTAGCTGACTATCTATCTCGACATCCGGTAGACAAAGATCAAAACGCAGTCGCCACCACATCGGCCGAACAACATGTAAATTTCATTGTAGTATCATCCCTACCGAAGTCCATGACGCTGTCCGAAGTAGAAGAGGCATCAAAAACAGACTCTGAAATCTCGCAAATCGTGAAAGCAGTCAAATCGGCCAACTGGGGCGCACTAAAGACATACCCCTACTTCAAATTCAAGGAACAGGTATCAGTGGTTAGTGACGGGAGAATACtcccaaaaaacaacaaaatctgCATCCCTCAACAGCTCCAACGAAAGGCAGTCCAGTTAGCTCACCAAGGCACTAATCCGTAG